One window of uncultured Methanobrevibacter sp. genomic DNA carries:
- a CDS encoding zinc ribbon domain-containing protein, whose product MTRICKKCGFENQDDYDFCAKCGTPLVEGLQPNQVYVYKADQLQINKKAIVAAYIITIFLSWSGFVVGLISKQTNLAVFTFFGFFMPFYLVQSRHPTLRKHGLVMMMISLVGVGLSFYVMLH is encoded by the coding sequence ATGACAAGAATATGTAAAAAGTGCGGATTCGAAAACCAGGATGATTATGATTTTTGTGCCAAATGCGGCACTCCTTTGGTTGAAGGCCTACAGCCTAATCAGGTTTATGTCTATAAGGCTGACCAGCTGCAGATAAACAAAAAGGCAATAGTTGCAGCTTACATCATAACAATATTTTTATCCTGGAGTGGTTTTGTTGTTGGATTGATTTCAAAACAGACCAATTTGGCAGTTTTTACTTTCTTCGGATTTTTCATGCCGTTTTACCTTGTTCAGTCACGCCATCCAACATTGAGAAAGCATGGTTTGGTAATGATGATGATTTCACTTGTAGGTGTGGGTCTTTCATTTTACGTTATGCTTCACTAG
- a CDS encoding ribose-phosphate diphosphokinase, which produces MIIGGSSSQDLAAHVAKELSEELCYVETRKFPDGERYLRIDGEIEDEVTVIQSTGYPQDENLMELLFIISNLKDLGAKKVRVVVPYLGYARQEKRFNPGETVSAKIVCNLIQAAGADEFITFNIHEECVLNFFDIPARNVSAMPAIAEYLDKKFFRKGGDKPLIIAPDKGAYGFAQEISEIIGCDCTYLTKVRLGPDKVETKIVDVRCDSESENTVNVDSVKGMHAIIVDDIIATGGTIVNAINILKQYGASSVDVCCVHPILTNNGATRIYAAGANKIIGTNSLSSDTSRVSLAKSIADALRE; this is translated from the coding sequence GTGATTATAGGCGGTTCATCTTCTCAAGATTTAGCGGCTCATGTTGCAAAGGAGCTTTCAGAAGAATTATGTTATGTCGAAACTCGTAAGTTTCCGGATGGAGAAAGATATTTAAGGATTGATGGGGAAATTGAAGACGAAGTAACCGTCATTCAGTCAACCGGATATCCTCAGGATGAAAATCTGATGGAACTCTTGTTCATCATATCCAACCTTAAGGATTTGGGGGCAAAGAAGGTCAGAGTTGTTGTTCCTTACCTAGGTTATGCAAGGCAGGAAAAACGCTTCAATCCTGGAGAGACAGTCTCAGCAAAAATTGTTTGTAATTTGATTCAGGCCGCAGGTGCCGATGAGTTCATTACATTTAACATTCATGAGGAATGTGTACTCAATTTCTTTGACATTCCTGCAAGAAACGTCTCAGCAATGCCTGCAATTGCGGAATATCTTGACAAGAAATTCTTCAGAAAAGGCGGTGACAAACCATTGATTATTGCACCTGACAAAGGGGCATACGGTTTTGCACAGGAAATTTCCGAAATCATCGGCTGTGACTGCACATATCTAACTAAAGTACGTTTAGGACCGGACAAGGTCGAAACCAAAATTGTAGATGTGAGATGCGATAGCGAAAGTGAAAATACCGTAAATGTTGATAGCGTAAAAGGAATGCATGCTATTATTGTTGATGATATCATAGCTACTGGAGGAACCATTGTAAATGCGATAAACATTTTAAAACAGTATGGAGCCTCATCAGTGGATGTATGCTGTGTACACCCAATTCTGACCAACAATGGTGCTACAAGAATCTATGCGGCAGGCGCCAACAAGATCATTGGTACAAACAGTTTATCATCCGATACTTCACGTGTATCCCTTGCAAAATCAATTGCGGATGCACTGAGGGAATAA